One Suricata suricatta isolate VVHF042 chromosome 15, meerkat_22Aug2017_6uvM2_HiC, whole genome shotgun sequence DNA segment encodes these proteins:
- the LY96 gene encoding lymphocyte antigen 96: protein MISYILLAFLKFWRYSIMFPFILFSTLFSFIFTEPGEQQWICNSSDSSVWYSHCDNMKVPISIDIKPCLTMKGSQGNLHLSFVPRRDIRKLYFNLYLSINLMNLPMRKEVICRGSDDVYSFCRALKGETVNTAVSFSFRGIRFSKGEYRCVAEAIAGNTEEMLFCLNFTILHDPNFN, encoded by the exons ATGATTAGTTACATTCtccttgcatttttaaagttttggagATACTCGATCATGTTTCCCTTTATACTTTTCTCCactctgttttctttcatattcaCTGAACCTGGGGAGCAACAGTGGATCTGCAACTCTTCTGATTCCAGTGTCTGGTACTCCCACTGTG ATAACATGAAAGTCCCTATCTCAATAGATATTAAACCCTGTCTAACAATGAAGGGAAGCCAAGGAAACTTGCATCTTTCCTTCGTTCCAA gaagagatattagaaaattatatttcaatctCTATTTATCCATAAACCTCATGAATTTGCCAATGCGCAAAGAAGTTATTTGCCGAGGATCTGatgatgtttattctttttgcagAGCTCTGAAGGGAG AGACTGTGAACACAGCAGTCAGCTTCTCCTTTCGGGGAATACGATTTTCTAAG GGAGAATACAGATGTGTTGCAGAAGCCATCGCTGGAAATACTGAAGAAATGCTCTTTTGTTTGAATTTTACCATCCTACATGACCCTAATTTCAATTAG